One Fundidesulfovibrio putealis DSM 16056 DNA segment encodes these proteins:
- a CDS encoding glycoside hydrolase family 26 protein, with protein sequence MSDLWARVVCAVAILASSFPLLAEPPAAYAAGKPTFGFVLDGYPIDETRLTALRELTGVPPRMVTFFLQWPQNPGESQFPTETLTAISKVGAVPCLTWEPMFIQEGKEVAIDARDILSGRYDVFIDRFAKDAKKYKKEFIIRFAHEMNLERYHWGGPKEAFGPESPMRYREMFRHVVKRFRAAGASNVFFAFCPNAESLPHPKRDSASWNEASAYYPGDDVVDVVGMDGYNWGTTQTREKHGWDSSFRSFSDIFGPIRLELTSFAPGKSIMVFEMASADLGGDKTAWIRSALETAASWNLVAINWFEADKEVDWRLMTGTGPSVSSLVREKTDLGPANVLAAMKLSRVK encoded by the coding sequence ATGTCTGACCTCTGGGCCAGGGTTGTGTGCGCGGTGGCCATTCTGGCGAGTTCCTTTCCGCTCCTGGCCGAGCCACCCGCAGCATACGCTGCCGGAAAGCCGACTTTCGGTTTTGTCCTGGACGGCTACCCCATCGATGAGACAAGGCTGACAGCCCTGCGCGAACTGACAGGCGTACCCCCCCGCATGGTGACCTTTTTCCTTCAGTGGCCGCAAAATCCGGGCGAATCGCAATTTCCGACAGAAACGCTCACTGCTATCAGCAAGGTCGGTGCCGTGCCATGCCTAACCTGGGAGCCCATGTTTATCCAGGAGGGCAAGGAGGTTGCCATCGACGCCCGGGACATCCTGTCAGGACGCTACGACGTTTTCATCGACCGCTTCGCCAAAGACGCGAAGAAATACAAGAAAGAGTTCATCATACGCTTTGCTCACGAGATGAACCTTGAACGATACCATTGGGGCGGGCCGAAGGAAGCTTTCGGACCCGAGAGCCCCATGCGTTATCGCGAGATGTTCCGGCATGTGGTGAAACGGTTCAGGGCGGCAGGGGCATCAAACGTATTTTTCGCCTTCTGCCCCAATGCGGAGTCACTGCCCCATCCCAAGCGGGACAGCGCCAGTTGGAATGAAGCCAGTGCCTACTATCCCGGGGACGATGTGGTCGATGTTGTCGGCATGGACGGCTATAATTGGGGCACAACCCAGACCAGGGAAAAGCACGGTTGGGACAGTTCGTTCAGGAGTTTCTCGGACATCTTCGGGCCAATCCGTCTTGAATTAACCTCGTTCGCTCCCGGCAAATCAATTATGGTTTTCGAGATGGCTTCCGCCGACCTTGGAGGCGACAAGACCGCCTGGATACGGTCCGCCCTGGAAACTGCCGCATCCTGGAATCTGGTTGCGATCAATTGGTTCGAGGCGGACAAGGAAGTGGATTGGCGGCTTATGACGGGGACGGGGCCATCGGTCTCCTCATTGGTGAGGGAAAAGACAGATCTGGGACCGGCAAACGTCCTCGCGGCGATGAAACTCTCAAGGGTAAAATAA
- a CDS encoding STAS domain-containing protein: protein MEIRETLIDGVIVVEVVGQRLDAATAPVFKNKMIDLINQGNLRFLVDFSRLDFMDSSGLGSLISCVKSLGDKGDLVLFGLRESVRKIFAVTRLDRGVFRIFESKYDALRSLGGDKA, encoded by the coding sequence ATGGAAATAAGAGAAACGCTCATAGATGGAGTCATTGTGGTGGAGGTGGTCGGTCAGCGCCTTGACGCTGCAACCGCTCCGGTTTTCAAGAACAAGATGATCGACCTGATTAACCAAGGGAACCTCCGGTTTCTCGTTGACTTTTCGCGCTTGGATTTCATGGACAGCAGCGGTCTTGGCTCGCTTATCTCCTGCGTGAAGTCGTTGGGAGACAAGGGGGACCTTGTGCTTTTCGGTCTCCGTGAAAGCGTACGGAAAATTTTTGCTGTTACTCGCTTGGACCGAGGAGTCTTCCGGATTTTCGAGAGCAAGTACGATGCGCTACGATCACTCGGCGGGGACAAGGCATGA
- a CDS encoding ATP-binding protein — translation MSITIPASLKHVALVGLSVRAISGFELFIQDDAVLIELAVCEALNNAIIHSLNELEGESIDLGIVVWPDRIAFTMRYRGPRIEDGLDGDQKRNREPLATSGRGMSIIQDVMDRVQYERQGEYNVISMEKTTANACPNIP, via the coding sequence GTGTCCATCACCATCCCGGCAAGCCTGAAGCACGTCGCACTTGTTGGTCTTTCCGTGCGTGCCATAAGCGGGTTCGAGCTGTTCATTCAAGATGACGCAGTATTGATCGAACTGGCAGTGTGTGAAGCGCTCAACAACGCTATCATCCATTCTCTCAACGAACTCGAAGGGGAATCCATCGATCTCGGAATTGTCGTGTGGCCTGACCGGATCGCGTTCACCATGCGCTACAGGGGGCCTCGCATCGAGGATGGACTGGACGGTGATCAGAAGCGCAACAGGGAACCCCTGGCTACCAGCGGGCGCGGGATGAGCATCATACAAGACGTCATGGATAGAGTTCAGTATGAGAGACAGGGTGAGTACAATGTGATCTCTATGGAAAAAACAACTGCCAACGCTTGCCCGAACATCCCATGA
- a CDS encoding PilZ domain-containing protein, producing the protein MSDFQSRRETRLPIESIVLPFLGSRGADYQPFDYIVQDVSPGGVKIVIPSWVLGRERIHQGERINLHVPFEIGGKVLYSGTAAWQRLDLDGQGQIVGVAMDQGRPLSYPVFFSVSSRQLAIDFSSFESKGSLLAKLAKDLYLLKQGCLIYLKHLSAFFSRISDLSYEEYGQFREFVFEDIIARTKKNADYLTMFHERMAKSNGSLEETCAVVDLAELRQAVEPEMYIELFKSVYTDSFAMQYLYAIKELENKLYMGYNTLVLVYCSTL; encoded by the coding sequence ATGAGTGACTTCCAGTCGCGGCGGGAAACCCGTCTTCCCATTGAATCCATAGTCCTCCCCTTTCTAGGCTCAAGGGGGGCGGATTACCAGCCTTTCGACTACATCGTCCAGGATGTGAGTCCGGGAGGGGTGAAGATCGTTATTCCCAGTTGGGTCCTCGGTCGCGAACGGATTCACCAGGGGGAGAGAATCAACCTTCACGTTCCATTCGAGATTGGAGGAAAAGTCCTCTATTCAGGTACTGCCGCCTGGCAAAGATTGGACTTGGACGGGCAGGGGCAGATTGTCGGCGTTGCCATGGACCAGGGCAGACCACTCAGCTATCCGGTGTTCTTCTCGGTAAGTTCCCGTCAACTTGCCATCGATTTTTCTTCTTTCGAGTCGAAGGGGTCGCTTCTGGCCAAGCTCGCCAAAGATCTGTATTTGCTCAAACAAGGATGTCTCATCTACCTCAAGCATCTGTCAGCTTTCTTTTCCCGTATTTCGGACCTGTCATACGAGGAGTACGGTCAGTTTCGGGAATTCGTCTTTGAAGACATCATCGCAAGAACGAAAAAGAACGCCGACTACCTCACGATGTTTCACGAGCGGATGGCCAAGTCCAATGGTTCATTGGAGGAAACTTGCGCTGTCGTGGATCTTGCGGAATTGCGCCAGGCTGTAGAGCCAGAAATGTATATCGAGCTATTCAAAAGCGTGTACACAGACAGCTTTGCCATGCAGTATCTATACGCCATTAAGGAGCTTGAGAATAAGCTGTACATGGGTTACAATACGCTCGTGCTGGTGTACTGTAGCACGCTGTAA
- a CDS encoding SpoIIE family protein phosphatase, translating to MQFPLETSLSDHLFSVISAATHVSIIATDQTGIITLFNVGAENILNFRSEEMVGLKTPNAFHLKSEVIAHGRYLSKRFGRRIEGFDVFVEMARQGSYEAREWTYVRKDGTHVPVLLTVTGIPNGQGNFTGFLGIAVDISDRKSAENSLRQSEAKLRLFVEHTPAAVAMLDRNMRYLLVSQRWLKDYSLEGQDIIGKTHYEVFPDIPKEWMALHRRCLQGETLQNERDIFLRQDGSIEFLRWEILPWYEAPGLVGGILMMTEVITKRLQAEQQLQYSEAKLHAVVNTAVDGIITIEADGTIESLNRAALSIFGYEQEELLGQNVNLLMPEPYRSNHPKFLMDYLNTGTPRIIGMGGREVLGLRKDGSTIPLELAVSEMRLGEVRMFTGILRDITDRVKAREDLLAANALLAEKQRHLDADMAAAAGIQRALLPISLPWERRLDLAWRFEPSATLGGDIFNIVELDGSHLGVYIMDVSGHGVPSSLVSVLVHQAMLPTVGILSRPAPGEADIEIISPNEVMRVLNHEGYFERFEKFLTMFYLVFDTNTGEFEYCNAGHPPPLCMKNDGSLTLLDEGGGIIGINGEGDFTLGHGALTPGDCLLLYTDGCFEHMNPEGEQFGDKRLQESMKRACGGTAEDLVREVSNSMTAHGRNNAYADDVSLLCLKVLDGK from the coding sequence ATGCAATTCCCTCTGGAAACCAGCCTCTCCGACCATCTGTTCAGTGTCATCAGTGCTGCCACTCACGTATCCATAATTGCCACGGATCAAACCGGAATAATCACCCTCTTCAATGTTGGAGCTGAAAACATTCTCAATTTCCGCTCCGAGGAGATGGTCGGGCTTAAAACTCCTAACGCATTTCACTTGAAATCCGAAGTCATTGCACATGGCCGATACCTCTCAAAGCGTTTCGGACGACGGATTGAGGGCTTCGATGTATTTGTGGAGATGGCCAGGCAAGGCAGCTATGAGGCCCGCGAATGGACCTATGTTCGCAAGGACGGTACGCACGTCCCGGTCCTCCTCACGGTCACGGGCATACCGAATGGGCAGGGCAATTTCACAGGTTTTTTGGGGATTGCTGTCGACATCTCTGATCGCAAAAGCGCGGAGAACTCCTTGCGCCAAAGTGAGGCCAAACTCCGCCTGTTCGTCGAGCATACTCCGGCCGCAGTGGCCATGCTCGACCGCAACATGCGCTACCTTCTTGTCAGCCAAAGGTGGCTTAAGGATTATAGCCTTGAAGGCCAGGACATCATCGGCAAGACCCATTATGAGGTGTTCCCAGACATTCCGAAGGAATGGATGGCTCTTCATCGACGCTGTCTCCAGGGTGAAACCCTACAGAACGAGCGAGACATATTCCTGCGCCAAGATGGTTCAATAGAGTTTCTCCGATGGGAAATCTTGCCATGGTACGAGGCTCCTGGCCTGGTGGGTGGCATACTTATGATGACGGAGGTCATCACCAAGAGGCTTCAGGCCGAGCAGCAACTTCAATACAGCGAAGCGAAATTGCACGCGGTGGTAAACACCGCCGTGGATGGCATCATCACCATCGAGGCCGACGGAACCATAGAATCCCTCAACCGCGCGGCACTCAGCATCTTCGGCTATGAGCAGGAGGAACTCCTTGGGCAAAATGTAAACCTGCTCATGCCAGAGCCATACCGCAGCAACCATCCAAAATTCCTGATGGATTACCTTAACACTGGGACGCCAAGGATAATCGGGATGGGCGGGCGGGAAGTGCTAGGCCTTCGAAAGGACGGCTCTACGATCCCCTTGGAACTCGCTGTAAGCGAGATGCGTCTTGGCGAGGTACGGATGTTCACCGGAATTCTTCGGGACATTACCGACAGGGTGAAGGCGCGGGAGGACCTGTTGGCAGCCAACGCTCTCCTGGCGGAAAAACAACGACATCTGGACGCGGATATGGCAGCTGCCGCCGGGATACAGCGCGCGCTCCTGCCCATCTCGCTCCCTTGGGAACGCAGACTTGATCTGGCCTGGCGGTTTGAGCCTAGCGCGACCCTCGGTGGGGACATCTTCAATATCGTAGAACTCGATGGCAGCCACCTTGGCGTCTACATCATGGATGTCAGTGGCCATGGCGTTCCATCGTCTCTCGTCAGCGTTTTGGTTCATCAGGCGATGCTCCCCACAGTGGGCATCCTTTCGCGCCCCGCTCCCGGAGAGGCCGACATCGAGATCATCTCCCCTAATGAGGTAATGAGGGTTCTCAATCATGAAGGCTACTTCGAGCGATTCGAGAAATTCCTCACCATGTTCTATCTCGTATTTGACACCAATACAGGCGAGTTCGAATACTGCAACGCAGGCCACCCTCCGCCCTTGTGCATGAAGAATGATGGCAGCTTGACCTTGCTAGATGAAGGCGGGGGTATCATCGGCATTAATGGAGAGGGCGACTTTACCCTGGGGCATGGCGCCCTCACTCCGGGGGACTGTCTTCTTCTCTACACAGATGGATGCTTTGAGCATATGAATCCGGAAGGTGAACAGTTCGGAGATAAACGGCTGCAGGAAAGTATGAAGCGCGCCTGTGGTGGGACAGCGGAAGACCTCGTTCGGGAGGTGAGCAACTCAATGACCGCGCATGGACGAAACAACGCTTACGCGGATGACGTGTCTCTTCTGTGCCTAAAGGTGCTGGACGGCAAGTAG
- a CDS encoding methyl-accepting chemotaxis protein, whose amino-acid sequence MLQNAKLKTKIIGVVCALLAVVCVGFGMAAYRTSASAIEKRVQESLPQIAEDSGKLINATLGVYFLGVDGVANRLVIRSMDWDKQLPALKEEIARQGFLEMGVATPDGKTRYTDGSVAELGDRDYFKNALGGKVTMSDVVISRVTGKPVIMLAAPITEGGKSAGVLLARLDGQLLSNITDKVKFGTIGYSYIINAKGALIAHEKREFVTDARNFLEEGKTKPEFKDLSNMMQRMVRGEKGFDDYDFAGAERYFGYAPIPSTGWSIAVGANKAEVLADVNQMKMTFTLLSLGFLLAGAFVALGLAQSIAVPVKKLVSAALSISNGDLSATSGLNQKDEIGVLDGAIKNMVAALIAKMNEADEQANIAQQETEKARQATLEAEAAKEQAERAKAEGMLQAAHQLEEVVEVVTSASEELSAQIEQSSRGSEEQSNRVSETATAMEEMNATVLEVARNASQAAETADKAKRQAEDGSQVVAQVVKGIGEVQSSAIELKTDMTSLGKQAEGIGQVLNVISDVADQTNLLALNAAIEAARAGDAGRGFAVVADEVRKLAEKTMTATKEVGDAIRGIQEGARKNISNVEHAVSKIDAATGLAGKSGDALNEIVSLVDLTTDQVRSIATASEQQSAASEEINRSIEDVNRISSETSDAMRQSAQAVGELAHQAQVLKSLIDQMKDEGGAGAGPGKALGGRSKLDLARR is encoded by the coding sequence ATGCTTCAGAATGCCAAATTAAAGACAAAGATCATCGGTGTTGTGTGCGCCTTGCTAGCGGTTGTCTGTGTCGGATTTGGCATGGCAGCGTACCGTACATCTGCTTCCGCAATTGAAAAGAGAGTCCAAGAATCGCTCCCTCAAATAGCTGAGGATTCTGGCAAGCTCATTAACGCCACGCTGGGCGTGTACTTCCTCGGGGTTGATGGCGTCGCCAACCGACTTGTCATAAGGAGCATGGACTGGGACAAACAGCTTCCGGCTCTTAAAGAGGAAATCGCCAGGCAGGGATTCTTGGAAATGGGCGTCGCCACTCCTGACGGGAAGACGCGGTACACTGACGGTTCTGTAGCCGAGCTTGGGGACAGAGACTATTTCAAGAACGCACTTGGCGGAAAAGTGACCATGTCGGATGTGGTCATCAGCCGGGTCACGGGCAAACCGGTCATCATGTTGGCTGCTCCAATCACTGAGGGGGGGAAGAGTGCCGGAGTCCTGCTTGCTAGGCTCGATGGTCAGCTCCTCTCGAACATAACCGACAAGGTGAAGTTTGGCACGATCGGGTATTCCTACATCATCAACGCCAAAGGCGCTTTGATCGCCCATGAAAAGCGCGAGTTCGTCACCGATGCCCGCAACTTCCTAGAGGAAGGAAAGACAAAGCCGGAATTCAAGGACCTCTCAAACATGATGCAGCGCATGGTGAGGGGGGAGAAAGGCTTTGACGATTACGACTTTGCTGGGGCGGAGCGATATTTCGGTTATGCCCCCATTCCCAGCACAGGCTGGTCGATCGCCGTGGGTGCCAACAAAGCCGAGGTACTTGCCGACGTGAATCAGATGAAGATGACCTTTACCCTGCTGTCCCTCGGTTTTCTCCTGGCTGGCGCGTTTGTGGCCCTCGGACTCGCTCAATCGATCGCTGTACCCGTCAAGAAACTCGTGTCCGCCGCCCTCAGTATATCGAATGGCGACCTCAGTGCTACGTCCGGGCTTAATCAGAAGGACGAGATCGGCGTTCTTGATGGTGCGATCAAGAACATGGTCGCTGCTTTGATAGCCAAGATGAATGAGGCCGACGAGCAGGCGAATATCGCCCAGCAGGAAACGGAGAAGGCTCGACAGGCTACGCTCGAGGCGGAAGCCGCCAAAGAACAAGCAGAACGTGCAAAAGCGGAAGGCATGCTTCAGGCTGCTCATCAGCTAGAAGAAGTCGTCGAGGTTGTCACTTCTGCCTCCGAAGAACTTTCAGCACAGATCGAACAGTCGAGTCGTGGTTCCGAGGAACAATCGAACCGAGTAAGTGAAACCGCAACCGCCATGGAAGAGATGAACGCGACGGTCCTTGAAGTTGCAAGAAACGCTTCCCAGGCTGCTGAAACTGCCGACAAAGCCAAACGTCAAGCTGAAGATGGTTCGCAAGTTGTTGCCCAAGTGGTCAAGGGGATCGGAGAAGTTCAATCGTCTGCTATTGAGCTCAAAACAGATATGACTTCGCTCGGCAAGCAGGCCGAAGGGATAGGACAGGTACTCAACGTCATTTCGGATGTTGCGGATCAGACTAACCTGCTTGCACTGAACGCAGCCATCGAAGCTGCCCGGGCTGGTGATGCTGGGCGTGGCTTCGCTGTTGTCGCTGATGAAGTACGTAAGCTTGCTGAAAAGACGATGACCGCCACCAAGGAAGTCGGCGACGCGATCCGAGGGATTCAAGAGGGGGCGCGTAAAAACATATCCAACGTTGAGCACGCGGTTTCAAAAATCGACGCTGCGACGGGCTTGGCGGGCAAATCTGGTGACGCCTTGAACGAGATCGTATCCTTGGTTGATCTGACCACTGATCAAGTCCGTTCGATTGCCACCGCGTCCGAGCAGCAATCGGCAGCCAGTGAGGAGATCAACCGAAGCATCGAGGATGTTAACCGCATCTCCTCTGAAACCTCAGATGCCATGCGCCAGTCGGCTCAGGCGGTGGGTGAACTTGCTCATCAAGCGCAGGTGCTCAAGAGCTTGATCGACCAGATGAAGGACGAAGGAGGTGCAGGGGCTGGACCTGGGAAGGCACTTGGTGGTAGGAGTAAGCTGGACCTAGCTCGACGGTAA
- a CDS encoding type 2 periplasmic-binding domain-containing protein, translated as MKAKHVLFVISLVAFPLFDAMGQQAFDVIYIEYPPYYFTNNGKPDGYLLSRVSSVFNCARIDYRLMVYPSNRALHEVRTASNTISIGWFKTQDREQFANYSLPLCQARPQVAVYLKKNEDKFAEFRSLKDLLSKSNLKIGAIKGHSEGETVDSIIRNSSDNVILVGAEQINLIAMLGAERFEFILLPPEEVQHLLASSGMNPRDFEMKTLDDIPPGNKRYLIFSKDISDETIHSINTCIAKSHFER; from the coding sequence ATGAAGGCAAAGCACGTACTTTTTGTCATTTCATTGGTTGCGTTTCCTCTGTTTGATGCAATGGGTCAGCAGGCATTCGATGTTATATACATCGAATACCCTCCTTATTATTTCACTAACAACGGAAAGCCAGATGGCTACCTATTGAGCCGGGTGTCTTCTGTTTTTAACTGCGCCCGTATAGACTATCGCCTGATGGTGTATCCGTCAAACCGTGCATTGCACGAGGTAAGAACCGCTTCAAATACAATTTCTATCGGATGGTTCAAAACGCAAGATCGTGAGCAATTTGCGAATTACTCTCTTCCTCTTTGCCAAGCGCGACCCCAAGTCGCAGTCTACTTGAAAAAAAATGAAGATAAATTCGCAGAGTTCAGGAGCTTGAAGGATTTGCTTTCTAAATCAAACTTAAAGATCGGTGCAATAAAGGGACACTCTGAAGGAGAGACTGTTGACTCAATCATTCGCAATAGCAGTGACAACGTCATCTTGGTTGGAGCAGAGCAAATTAATCTGATAGCTATGCTTGGCGCAGAGCGCTTTGAATTTATACTCTTGCCTCCGGAAGAAGTTCAGCATCTTCTTGCCTCTTCCGGGATGAATCCTCGTGATTTTGAGATGAAAACACTCGATGACATCCCGCCAGGGAACAAGAGGTATTTAATATTTTCTAAAGACATCAGCGACGAGACTATTCATTCAATTAACACGTGTATTGCTAAATCACACTTT